TTAACCAATGTCACAAGCCTGTAAGAAAAACAAATTGGACATTGGTATGATAAAACTAGGTCAGTTCAATTAAAGCTTTCAGAAGTGATAGTTGTCCTGTCTGTTGGATGTAGGATGCTATACTCAGTTTTCGACCTCTCACACAGTATGGATTGTGACTTTCTGTAGAATATCTGGAGGAGGGGAGGGTGCAGATATACATTTTTAGGTTTCTTCATTATTCCAGAATTAGGACTTTTTCCATTGGAGGAATGTGGCCTTCAAGTGGGTCAAATGAAATGTCTTGAATAATGAAAGATAAATCCTGTCAGTGTATAAGTTGTTTAAGGTAAATAGGGATAGGAGAAAGGGGAGGGGCATCAGCATGAAATCCACgcgaaaaaaaaaacttgcctttaTAGAATGCATTTAACACAGACGTGTATTTAAAAGTTGATCACCAAACAGAGAAATGGAGATATTAAGTAGAATGACCAAAAGCCTGGTTTAAAGAGAATAGCTTTTAAGGAAACATTTAAATGAAGAGACCAAAGTTGAGACTTCACCAACTGCCAATGGGACTGGCTGGATGGACCATTTGTTCTTTTCCTGTCCTTTTTTGTAATTTCATACGTATGTGCTCATTTTCTTGCATTGCTCTTTCTATATTACAGATGCAGAACAGATCTCCCACAAATTTCCACATATTCCATGGTTCCTTAGAGCACAACTGAGCAGTCCAAAGACATGAAACCCTAGCTGCAAAGCAAACATCAGAAAAAATGTAGGTAAATAAAGCAAAAGCTTTTCAAATACagtttttattttgaaaatgCTTTTCTCTCCAAAGTTTATTTCATGTCTTTGAATCTGTCATGCTCTCCTGTTATTTATTGTTGCTGTCATATATCTTCATTTGTTAAAGTCTGACTCAGTATCACTGCATCTTCTTGACCTGGTTGCTGCTGCATATATTCATTTTTTGGAACTCATTCAGCCACCAGAATTTCAGTATCTCTCAGACATCATGGCCGCAATATTGCTTGCCCTACTTGCCCATCAACTGAAGAACTACTAAACACTTACAAGAAAAATACTGCAAAATAGCAAATCTCTATTTAAAAGTGAACCCCATTTATTAGTTAAAATGGACTTCCCTGAGATGACTATTGGCACCAACTGAATACTTTTTCTGTCTTGTTCTTTCTTTTTGTTTCCAATCATTCCgtagctttttaaaaatttgttaatGAGACGTGGGTGACACTGGTCAGTTCAATATGTCCTGCACGTCTCTAGTTTCTCTTAAGAagttgggggtgagctgccttcttggaccACTGCCGTCAATGAGCTGTACATAAGCTCACAATGCTGTTGGAGTAGATGTTCAggatattaacccagggacactGAAGAAACAGTGAAATACTTCTAAGCagagatggtgagtggcttggaggggaacttgcaggggatggtgttctccatgcatctgctgccttcttctagatagaagtggttgtaagtttggaaggtgctgtctggggagccttggtgaattaatGTCAGCTGCCAGCTCACAGGAAGTGATGACTTTACTGGAAAATTGTTCACTTCTGTTTTTGGTAGTCAAAAATACATTTTTATATTTAATTTTGAGTTCATATATAGCAATATTGCAAGCAATTAACAAAATGAAGATAGCAGCAAAAAGATGAAAATATAAAGAGTTTCTTTAATGTCAAAACCATCTACTGGTTagagctttttaaaaatattaattatCTTGATGTATAAATGTTTCCAAGTTATTCAACTTAGCTCTTTACTAAGTATAAAGCTGACTTAATAATATTACGGGTACAGAATGCATTAAGTGCAGGAGGCAGTAAGTGGTAATTGTACAGGAAAATGGAATACAAAAGTTATGTATAACAGCAGTAGTTTCCTATTCAGATTCTATCTGATGAGGAGCAAACCTGGAGTTAGGTGAGTCAGAAAATTAGCTATGGGTACACATCACTTGCACAAtgactcagtggttatcactgctgcctcacaacgccaggggacctgggtttgattccaccctcgtgCGACTCTCTGtatgaaatttgcacattctcttgtggctgtgtgagtttcctcccacagtccaaagatgtgcagattaggtgaatttgccattctaaattacccatagtatccaGTGATGTGTGGTAAGGTGGgtaggccatgggaaatgtggggttacagggattgggtggggttctgggtctggttgggatgctctttggagggttggtttggatttgattatctgaatggcctgcctccatACTGTACAGATACTATATTCTATTCTAGCAGTTGTTGTCTCCGCTGGAGCTTTCCATTCAATCTGATGGTGACCAATTAATACAACTATCCAAATGTGATAAGGAATATATAAATTGCTTGGTAATGGTAGAGTGATGTCTTTGCTTGGGCTTTCACTTTTGAGGCAGAGATCTGGTGCCTTGCTATTTCTGTCCAAGCCTAAATTTCCAAGGTCAAGATTGGACCGTTAAGAGGAGCCCACCGGCATGAAATTTCTGTGGTGTCACAGCAATAGAAGAGGACCTGTGAAAGCACCCATGACAGGGAAGAAGCCCCCTGAATTTTGGAGTGAGGCTTTCCACTGACATCTTGACTGAGGCTGAGGCAATTACTTTGTAAGCCATTGGATCCATGTAGAAGGAGCAAGGGGTGCTACAAGATATTCATTGCCACTTAACACATGGTGACCCCAGGAAACATGGCAAGAAATACACAACGAAATTCACCAGGATCTCCTGCAAAGATGAACTTTGACAGTTCGCAATATAAATTATATGAATGAATATTCTGAAATTTTTGATGAATAATTTAAGGAATGAAAGTTGCAATTTGCATTTGACTTTTTTAAAATAGAATGAAGTTGTGATTCAAATTCATAATTGTAGTTAACTTGTCAGCAGGTTTCCTTTGTGTAAGAGAATTCAACACTGATGGTATCACTCTGACCATCAGAAGGATTTACAAATCCTTAGTATATAAGTATTGAAAATGATGCAAGTTTTATACAGAAATTTCGTCGCAGCGAGATTCTTCTTGTTCTGATTCCTCAGAAATATAGAGATTTATTCCATTCATTTCATCACATATCCCATAAAACATATCACTCGCAATCTGGTCTTCTTTTTCCTGACTGTCCCTGGATGCTGGTTGCTCAAATTTAAAAGGTGCTGCAGTTGCAATACTTGTGATATTTTTGTCATCACTCTCCGAAGCACTGATAGCTAGCTGGTTATGCTGAGCTGAACAGTCAGGGGAAACGGCATCAACTAAGGTGACATTTTCATTCTGAGCTGGCTGGCTCTGGCCTTTGTTTCTAGAAGAAGTGGGGAGGACTGACCTGTGCCTGTGAAGAGCCAAATTGTTTGAGGGAGATGAATTGATTGCAGTGTCGAAGTCTTCCTTGAATGTGGCAAGGGGTGCCTCAGTGCATCCTCTTCCCTTGCTGCAAATGGATAGAGACAGGAGATTATTGGGCTGAACATTGACTATTAATTTTAGCAATTTCTATATAAAGCTGTAGTAAGCCTCAAAAGATGTTAACTGAATGTGTAAATGTGAAAGACAGGATTATATGTTTCAGAGTATTACTGCTACAAATACGCACTCTTGCACAATCATACAGAGACCTCAAATGGCAACATGAGCTAGTTCACGTAAAAGATCAAGCCATACAAACTGTCTATAATGTCTGAGACTCAGAACCATGAAAATATTGGAAGCAGACTTTAATTTGAAATAGGTTTCTTCAACAAACATTTGACAAAATTATTCCTTTTAAATAATATTATTGTGGTATCTAAAATTTCACAGCCCTTGAATGATTAAATTTGAGAATTTGGGTTATGCAGAATCTTTCCTTAATGAGGTTAAAAATGCTTTCTTTCTGAACTATCCATCTTCAAATGTTTACTCAATCTATTCAGGAAATTGAGCACATACATATCAGAGGTCTGATGAGAAGTTAATGAAATCAAGTGAAAAATACATATTAACAGGAAAGACAGCTCACATTCCAGCAGAAAGGGTAATGTCGTTGCAGCTAGAACTGgtctccccatcactctctgaaTCTCTATGGACCAGAACCTTTGCCTTCACAGAAGATTGACCTTCATCCAAATGTTTTGACTGGAGTGAAATGGGAGGTGAGTTCACTTCAGATGAATCTTCCACCCCACTTATGTTTTGCTGGATTTGCCCATAAGTAGGCAGATTTTTTGCATCATGTTTAGCTTCTTCACAGGAGGTATACGGACTCTGGGAgctgaaaaaaaaaccaaaaacgTTATATTATAGTAGAGGCTCTGAGAACTTTGTCCTATTCTGGTCATTTGAAAAACCTGGAAGTTGTGTAACAAGAGTCACAAGATTGGTTGCGAGATCTGAGTTGTGATTATGACGATATAAAACTTCTAAGCTTTGAAAGAGGACATTTAAAAGTGACTTTATAGATGTAAAATGGTAAGCAATTATAGATGTAAAATGGTAAGCAATTATAAGTAATCCACAAATTACATTAAATTCAACCATAATTGTAGGAGAAACAGATATAAACCAAGGTTAAGAAAGGTCAAGTTTAAGTTTGACATCTGGTTATTATCACataaaaagaaataaaacaagATGTGGGAGTAAATTTCTGGAATGCTGAGATATAAAAGCCTTTCCCTTCCTTTTTCACTCTTCTAATCTTAAGTATCAGGAAATTCCCATGAATAACTTTCTAAAGATTGTAGCGCTCCAGGAATGCATGTCCTTTGCTACAACTTAGAACTCCAGGCTAAATTTGAGGACTTCTCTGATACCTAAGAACAGGACTAAAATATTAACTCTCACTATAAATAGTAATTTGACACAGAAGTTGTCACCACAAATTCAGATCAAGTGAAAACTAATGCCAGAACATGGCCTTCTGTCCCTGGCCTGCTGCAGTGCCCATGAAGCTCAGTGTAAACTTAAGCCTCAGCACCTTGTCTTTCTTCTCACACTAAGGCTTTCTAGACTCAACTTGAGTTCAGCAATGCTGCCTCCATCTTGATCcctgtttttttttttgtttttctggtTTGGTTTTGTCTTCTTTCTTTCTTAATCCCTTCACATGGCATTCCAATGGTTTTTAGGCAGCCATTTTATCTTCACTTGGGCAAACCTCTGTTTCTTTACCATATCCATGACCACATTATTTCTGTGTTGCCATCATGAAATATTTTGTATTTAATCTCCCTGACCTCTACCCTGCCCTTCTTTGCTCTCCCTGACCATTTCCCCTTCTACTGTCTTGAAGAATCTTGTAGTTCATTTCTAGTGAAAGATTATCTACCTGACATATTAACTTCCACAGACACAGCATGACCTGCCAGGTTTGCTCCAGTTGTTTTGTTCTTATTTCAAATTTTCAGCAACTGTAGTATATCATCAATAATCAACAAATACCTTTCAAATATTGTACAATGAAAATGTGTATGACTTAGCCAGGTCTATTATCTCGTTCTACCTATGAGTTGTCTAGTCAATGTGGTTCTACCTGTGCGCTGCCATGTTAAGGTATCATTTATTATTTCAGTTACCCTAACCTAAACATTTCTGGAGAATATACTTGCCTAAGCTCTATCTTACTCATTTAtacaaataggagaaagtgaggacgacagatgctggagaatagagtcgagagtgtggtgctggaaaagcacagcaggtcaggcagcatctgaggagcaggaaaatcgatgcttcaggcataagccctttgttcattcctgatgaagggcaaatGAAAATGACAGACAAAGGCAGTGGGCACAGggtctgtaagggagagagagaaagaaaccgacactgctgactgacacagcagtgcatctgcgcagttactgccttgCTGGCTATCGGAATATGTCCAAGAAAACTTAATAAACAGctaaattcacaactgatctcaGAGGAAACTGtgtgggagaggtcacagcacagaaaccaataagtgaatagttttaagtattGCTGTACATTGACAATATTGAGTAGAGTCGGTTCTTTATTGATTATATGCTTTTATTaggatctgtctcttgatttaaaatttaaaaatataagccataagtattaagttagcctggaagagtgttttgtagagcaatgagatggtgctattttctgggtctgtacatTGGAAGGAACGCAATGGTCTTTAGTAGAGTGatttgctcttcttgtcggatgtgggagtttcaagatagtttaagggttactgagaattatatctgcaataaatgtcgtTGGTTGCGAATGctgtcagatcaaatggatcggttagagcgacagttagaggcaatgaggaatttacaaaagCAAGGGGGTGTGACAGATGGGAGTTATGGGCagggagaaaagccgcagatATAGACAGGTTGATGGGTTAACTTCAAGAAAGgttggagagggaggcaggtagtctTCTGTGTCTATCcctatttcaaacaagtatgctgctttggaaaatgtaaggggtgatggaCTTTCAGGAGAATATAGTatgaacagccaggtttctggtatcaagacaggcGAGAATGTAATTaagggtatgtcaggttccaagtgattAATCGTGTTAGGggctagtcagaggcacagagagatgtttctgtggccagcaaaaaatcagaatggtgagttgcctccctggtgccaggatcaagaatgtctcagagaaggtgcagaatgttctcaaagggaagGAGGACCAGCAGGAgctcattgtacacattggaaccaacaacaaaggaagagaaaaggttgagattctgtgGTGAGAATttggaaagttaggcaggaatttaaaaaggaggtcctcaagagtagtaatatctggattactccaggtgctatgagatagtgagggtaggaataggaggatagagcagatgaatgcttggctgaggacctggtgtatgggagaagaattcacatttttggatcattggaatctcttttggagtagatgtgacctgtacaaggatggattgcacctgatttggaatgggactaatatactggcagggaggtttactaaagctgctcaggaggatttgaaGTAGAAAGGGCAGGGGGTTGGGACCCATGGAGATTGccaggaaagagatcaatctgagaatggtacagttgagaaaagaagtgagtcaaacagtcagggcaggcaggaacaaaacagagaacaaggtGGGACTgataaatgaaactgcatttatttcaatgcaaagggcctaacagggaaggcagatgaactcagggcatgggtaggaacatgggactgggatatcatagcaattacagaaacatggctcagggatggacaggactggcaggttaatgttccagggtacaaatgttacaggaaggatagaaagaaaggcaagagaggaggttgagtggcatttttgataagggatagcattacagctgtgctgagggaggatattcccggaaatacatccagggaagttacttgggtggaactgagaaataagaaagggatgatcaccttattgggattgtattatagaccccctaatagtcaatgggaaattgagaaacaaatgtgtaaggagatttcagttatctgtaagaatgatagggtggttatggtagggagttttaactttctaaaactagactgggactgccacaatgttaagggtttagatggagaggaacttgttaagagtgtacaagaaaattttcgtattcagtatgtggatgtacctactagagaaggtgcaaaacttcacctactcttgggaaataaggcaggcaggaactgaggtgttagtgggggagcactttggggccagtgaccaaaaTTCTATGAGTTTTTAAGTAGTGATGGTAAAGGATAGAGCggtctaacagttgaagttctaaattggaggaaggctaattttgatggtattaggcaaagactttcaaaagctgattggaagcagctgttcacaggtaaagggacggctggaaaatgggaagccttcagaaatgcgataatgagagtccagagaaagtgtattcctgtcagggtgaaagggaaggctgtaatgtgtagggaatgctgggtgactagagaaattgagggtttggttcagaaaaagaaggaagcatatgtccgaTATAGACAGCAGAGTTCGAGTGaaaccttagaagagtataaaggcagtaggtgtaaacttaagagggaactcaggaggcaaaaaggggacatgagatagctttggcaaatagggttaaagaggacaaaagggtaactagggagcgaatagggcccctcaaagttcagcaaggtgtcctttttgtggagccacaggagatgggggagatactaaacaagtactttgcatcagtgttcactatggaaaaggatatggaagatatagaatgtggggaaatagatgttgacatcttgaaagattacagatgaggaagttctggatgtcttgaaatgcataaaagtggaaaaatccccaggacctcatcAGGCATCCCCTTGaattttgtgggaagctagggaagggattgctgggcccattgctgagata
The sequence above is drawn from the Chiloscyllium punctatum isolate Juve2018m chromosome 7, sChiPun1.3, whole genome shotgun sequence genome and encodes:
- the bsnd gene encoding barttin, with product MAEDKTFRYGLIVLGFFLIIVGMFIMNVDKPGVYATFFSIGILMIIVGIVWSICQCYPKVTHIPPIKSETEHLFPEKQQLPGSISECEVPLKSSSQSPYTSCEEAKHDAKNLPTYGQIQQNISGVEDSSEVNSPPISLQSKHLDEGQSSVKAKVLVHRDSESDGETSSSCNDITLSAGIKGRGCTEAPLATFKEDFDTAINSSPSNNLALHRHRSVLPTSSRNKGQSQPAQNENVTLVDAVSPDCSAQHNQLAISASESDDKNITSIATAAPFKFEQPASRDSQEKEDQIASDMFYGICDEMNGINLYISEESEQEESRCDEISV